The Fibrobacter sp. UWB5 genome contains a region encoding:
- a CDS encoding futalosine hydrolase, with translation MLFPDKNNLFAFATPMEFISCFPEYAGTADNITSDKLIELSENRGYACILGMGILSFSTNLTYLISSAKQQGIHFTAVYILGVCGAYPGRGIDVLDVVRVDSESVGDMGYQEKDGSFFPFPSTVRATAAEHAPTHLQKLKSAVGLTVNCCTGTEEFALLRSKTFDADIENMEGAAGIAACMAHNMPVFEIRAVCNMATTRDRASWKFQEALSALRKTIFG, from the coding sequence GTGCTTTTCCCCGACAAGAATAATTTGTTCGCGTTTGCAACGCCAATGGAATTTATTTCTTGTTTCCCGGAATACGCCGGTACTGCCGACAATATCACTTCAGACAAACTAATCGAACTCTCGGAAAACCGAGGCTACGCCTGCATTCTCGGAATGGGAATCTTGAGTTTTTCGACGAATTTGACCTACCTGATCAGCTCTGCCAAGCAGCAGGGAATTCATTTTACGGCAGTGTATATTCTCGGTGTCTGTGGGGCTTATCCCGGCCGCGGAATCGATGTCCTCGACGTTGTCCGTGTCGATTCCGAAAGCGTGGGGGATATGGGCTATCAAGAAAAGGACGGCTCCTTTTTCCCGTTCCCAAGTACCGTTCGCGCCACAGCCGCAGAACACGCTCCAACCCATTTGCAAAAGCTGAAATCGGCCGTAGGCCTTACGGTAAATTGCTGCACGGGCACAGAAGAGTTTGCCCTTTTGCGTTCCAAGACATTTGATGCCGATATCGAGAATATGGAAGGTGCGGCCGGAATTGCGGCCTGTATGGCCCACAACATGCCTGTTTTCGAAATTCGCGCCGTTTGCAATATGGCAACCACCCGCGACCGCGCTTCCTGGAAATTCCAAGAAGCCCTCTCGGCCCTTCGCAAAACGATTTTTGGGTAA
- the rpsU gene encoding 30S ribosomal protein S21, with protein MIGVIVKSNEPFERALKRFTKSCEKNGIISDVKKRQRFEKPSEEKKRIETAARRKRLKEIADQNRKRLY; from the coding sequence GTGATCGGCGTAATTGTTAAGTCCAACGAACCTTTTGAACGCGCTCTCAAGCGTTTCACCAAGTCCTGCGAAAAGAATGGCATCATTTCCGATGTCAAGAAGCGTCAGCGCTTCGAAAAGCCTTCTGAAGAAAAGAAGCGCATCGAAACTGCTGCTCGTCGCAAGCGCTTGAAGGAAATCGCTGACCAGAACCGTAAGCGCCTCTACTAA
- the tyrS gene encoding tyrosine--tRNA ligase, which yields MQFRPVKEQLDILMRGVIDVVPQDELEKKLQKSYDTGVPLRVKMGVDPTAPDVHFGHTVVMRKLRQFQDLGHTVVLIVGDYTAQIGDPSGRNKARPRLSHEQVLENAKEYQEQFFKVVRRDQVEIHYNGEWFSKLPFSKVTELMGQFTVAQMLEREDFHNRYAANTPISLHEFMYPMMQGYDSVAINSDVELGGTDQKFNVLRGRDLQLFEGMEPQIGLFMPILLGTDGKVKMSKSIGNYVGLNEPADVMYHKIYSLADSIVENWFELLTNIPLAEIKQMMADIAAGKMNPNDAKHRLAIDIVTQYYGAEAAEAAAAKEREIHSGNAIPSDAAECNLEPGKYGVLDLLVKIKAFASKGEARRMVQNGGVTSMGEVLILLGDGAVVNTEVVPIDSFGNIDPYRNMKVVNNGIEWKVDDLQAQLVVEKGSQLVVKVGKRKFFKVNF from the coding sequence ATGCAATTCCGTCCTGTAAAAGAACAGCTTGATATTTTGATGCGCGGTGTTATTGACGTTGTGCCGCAAGATGAACTTGAAAAGAAACTTCAGAAGTCTTATGATACCGGTGTTCCTCTCCGTGTCAAGATGGGTGTGGACCCGACCGCCCCGGATGTGCATTTTGGTCATACGGTCGTGATGCGCAAGCTCCGTCAGTTCCAGGACCTCGGTCATACCGTCGTCCTCATCGTGGGTGACTACACGGCTCAGATTGGTGACCCGAGCGGCCGCAACAAGGCCCGTCCGCGTCTCAGCCATGAACAGGTTCTCGAAAACGCCAAGGAATACCAGGAACAGTTCTTCAAGGTGGTCCGCCGCGACCAGGTGGAAATCCACTACAATGGCGAATGGTTCTCCAAGCTCCCGTTCAGCAAGGTGACCGAACTCATGGGCCAGTTTACCGTGGCTCAGATGCTTGAACGCGAAGACTTCCACAACCGCTATGCCGCCAATACGCCGATCAGCCTACACGAATTCATGTACCCCATGATGCAGGGTTACGATTCCGTCGCCATCAACAGCGACGTGGAACTCGGCGGTACCGACCAGAAGTTCAACGTGCTTCGCGGTCGCGACTTGCAGCTTTTCGAAGGCATGGAACCGCAGATCGGTCTCTTCATGCCCATCCTCCTCGGTACCGACGGCAAGGTCAAGATGTCCAAGTCCATCGGTAACTACGTGGGCCTCAACGAACCGGCCGACGTGATGTACCACAAGATTTACAGCCTCGCCGACAGCATCGTCGAAAACTGGTTTGAACTCCTCACCAACATCCCGCTTGCAGAAATCAAGCAGATGATGGCCGACATTGCCGCAGGCAAGATGAACCCCAACGATGCCAAGCACCGCCTCGCTATTGACATCGTGACGCAGTACTACGGCGCAGAAGCCGCCGAGGCCGCCGCTGCCAAGGAACGCGAAATCCACAGCGGTAACGCTATCCCGAGCGATGCTGCCGAGTGTAATCTTGAACCGGGGAAATATGGCGTACTAGACCTGCTGGTAAAGATTAAGGCTTTTGCATCCAAGGGCGAAGCTCGTCGTATGGTCCAGAATGGAGGTGTTACCTCTATGGGCGAAGTCTTAATTCTCTTGGGAGATGGAGCTGTCGTAAATACTGAAGTGGTACCGATAGATTCTTTTGGAAATATTGATCCTTATCGAAATATGAAAGTTGTTAATAATGGAATTGAATGGAAAGTTGATGACTTGCAGGCTCAATTGGTTGTTGAAAAAGGATCTCAACTTGTTGTGAAGGTGGGCAAGCGCAAGTTCTTCAAGGTGAATTTCTAG
- a CDS encoding OmpA family protein has product MTLKKLVLITAGAMLLSGTAMAKNINVPGDYQKIADALGNADAGDTILVKRGTYNENITLIMGVVLKGEDPHTTIIDGGRRGPTVMGTSGAEMSHFTVKNGLEGILCENAAPYIHHCYVLDNHATGIGAFISLPHLRNNVVYGNRWSGILAWGAKSLDAFIEHNVVLRNGYSGLALKGPTNVTARNNIFMENHYYGVFADPAAGQTKVEYNNIYKNYYPFNQFIKVNRTNVSLDPKFINPSLSQPNFYCQSTSPMLKRGKGKADIGLTAAELVKEEEVVEETRNPDTDGDGLCDPWVSEEGVSDKYASVCTGLDNCPEEAEDFDGYQDDDGCPDADNDRDGLCDPWVEAKGMLATFAHICKGVDLCPEQAETLNSYKDEDGCPDEVPQPPKKVFVLEGVNFESGKATITQDSYVSLMKVVDIMETFQEATFEIVGHTDNVGRKESNMQLSADRAASVKNFLVEKGINESRIVTSGKGDTEPVATNKTPEGRAQNRRIEFIRTDIK; this is encoded by the coding sequence ATGACCCTAAAGAAACTGGTCTTAATCACGGCCGGGGCGATGCTTCTTTCTGGAACCGCCATGGCAAAGAATATCAATGTTCCTGGCGACTATCAGAAAATTGCAGACGCACTCGGTAATGCGGACGCCGGGGATACCATCCTTGTCAAACGCGGAACTTATAACGAAAACATCACCTTGATCATGGGTGTTGTTCTTAAGGGCGAGGATCCCCATACTACCATCATTGATGGTGGCCGCAGAGGTCCGACCGTCATGGGTACTTCGGGCGCCGAAATGTCGCACTTCACTGTGAAGAACGGTCTCGAAGGTATCCTTTGCGAAAACGCAGCCCCTTACATTCACCATTGCTACGTGCTTGATAACCACGCCACCGGTATCGGTGCGTTTATCTCGCTCCCGCATCTCCGCAACAACGTGGTGTACGGCAACCGCTGGTCCGGTATTCTCGCCTGGGGTGCAAAGTCCCTTGACGCCTTTATCGAACACAACGTCGTCCTCCGCAACGGCTACTCTGGCCTTGCATTGAAGGGACCGACCAACGTGACCGCACGCAACAACATCTTCATGGAAAACCACTACTACGGTGTGTTCGCCGACCCCGCTGCCGGCCAGACCAAGGTGGAATACAACAACATCTACAAGAACTACTATCCGTTCAACCAGTTCATCAAGGTGAACCGCACGAACGTTTCGCTCGACCCGAAGTTCATCAATCCTTCGCTGTCGCAGCCGAACTTCTACTGCCAGTCCACCTCGCCGATGCTCAAGCGCGGTAAGGGCAAGGCAGACATCGGTCTGACTGCCGCCGAACTGGTGAAGGAAGAAGAAGTGGTCGAAGAAACCCGTAACCCGGATACCGATGGCGATGGCCTTTGCGATCCGTGGGTTTCCGAAGAAGGCGTTTCCGACAAGTACGCAAGCGTCTGCACCGGCCTCGACAACTGCCCCGAAGAAGCTGAAGACTTCGACGGTTACCAGGATGACGATGGCTGCCCGGATGCCGACAACGACCGCGACGGTCTCTGCGACCCGTGGGTTGAAGCTAAGGGTATGCTCGCAACGTTCGCTCACATTTGTAAGGGCGTTGACCTCTGCCCGGAACAGGCAGAAACTCTCAACAGCTATAAGGATGAAGATGGTTGCCCGGACGAAGTCCCGCAGCCGCCTAAGAAAGTCTTCGTGTTGGAAGGCGTGAACTTCGAATCCGGTAAGGCTACGATTACTCAGGATTCCTACGTCTCTCTCATGAAGGTGGTAGACATTATGGAAACCTTCCAGGAAGCAACCTTCGAAATTGTCGGTCACACTGACAACGTCGGTAGAAAAGAATCGAACATGCAGCTCTCTGCAGACCGCGCCGCTTCCGTGAAGAACTTCCTCGTGGAAAAGGGCATCAACGAAAGCCGCATCGTTACGAGCGGTAAGGGTGACACCGAACCGGTTGCCACGAACAAGACCCCTGAAGGTCGTGCCCAGAACCGTCGTATCGAGTTTATCCGTACGGATATCAAGTAA
- a CDS encoding GatB/YqeY domain-containing protein has translation MSSALLTKIKDDIKAAMKAHDSETLGTLRTLHSDIKNEAMKNGATPAQIEETITDEMCVDVLARSVKQKQEAIDILTKGGFMDKIPAEEAIIALYRKYMPAEMTEDEVKALIAEIKAATGASSPKDMGKIMKELSPKVKGRFDAKRASALVQEALK, from the coding sequence ATGAGCAGTGCATTGCTGACTAAGATTAAGGATGATATCAAGGCCGCCATGAAGGCGCACGATTCCGAAACTCTCGGAACGCTCCGTACCCTCCATTCCGACATCAAGAACGAAGCCATGAAGAACGGTGCCACTCCGGCCCAGATCGAAGAAACGATCACCGACGAAATGTGCGTCGACGTTCTTGCCCGTAGTGTCAAGCAGAAGCAGGAAGCCATCGACATCCTCACGAAGGGTGGCTTCATGGATAAGATTCCGGCCGAAGAAGCAATCATTGCACTGTACCGCAAGTACATGCCCGCCGAAATGACCGAAGACGAAGTCAAGGCCCTCATTGCAGAAATCAAGGCCGCGACGGGTGCTTCTAGCCCCAAGGACATGGGTAAGATCATGAAGGAACTTTCCCCGAAGGTCAAGGGCCGTTTCGACGCCAAGCGCGCCTCCGCTCTCGTGCAGGAAGCGCTGAAGTAA
- a CDS encoding 1,4-dihydroxy-6-naphthoate synthase → MRLKLGISTCPNDTYIYEALVQGLENSPFEWDVHFADVQTLNEMVRRGELDVAKVSAQVYPKIEAEYACLGCGGAIGYGCGPLLLSSVGNAFCPEKPVVLPGADTTAALLFKFWHKKTGQSEQKIEYALFDQVYRSLRSKEAVQGVVIHEHRFTWKRDGLYLLQDLGAFWEENTGTPIPLGIAVAKKTLGVNTIFQIEDEIRKSLNIARKRENLVTPFIDKLAQIDDPNVMEAHIRMFVNDFSEEVGERGRASLRYLWTLVKG, encoded by the coding sequence ATGCGTCTCAAACTCGGAATTTCCACTTGCCCCAATGACACCTACATTTACGAAGCTCTTGTCCAGGGGCTTGAAAATTCGCCCTTTGAATGGGATGTCCACTTTGCCGACGTGCAAACGCTCAACGAAATGGTGCGTCGCGGTGAGCTCGATGTGGCCAAGGTAAGCGCCCAGGTATACCCCAAAATCGAAGCGGAATACGCCTGTCTTGGCTGTGGTGGCGCTATCGGGTATGGTTGCGGCCCGTTGTTGCTTTCGTCCGTGGGCAACGCTTTTTGCCCCGAAAAACCGGTCGTTTTGCCCGGTGCGGACACGACTGCTGCCCTTTTATTCAAGTTTTGGCATAAAAAAACGGGCCAATCCGAGCAGAAAATCGAATATGCCCTGTTTGACCAGGTGTATCGTTCCTTGCGCTCCAAAGAGGCCGTTCAAGGCGTTGTCATACACGAACACCGTTTTACCTGGAAACGTGACGGCCTTTATTTATTGCAAGATTTAGGCGCTTTCTGGGAAGAGAATACGGGTACGCCGATTCCGCTTGGAATCGCTGTAGCAAAGAAAACTCTTGGTGTCAACACCATTTTCCAGATCGAAGACGAAATCCGGAAAAGTCTAAATATTGCCCGCAAACGCGAAAATTTGGTCACTCCTTTTATCGATAAATTGGCCCAAATTGACGACCCGAATGTCATGGAAGCGCACATCCGGATGTTCGTAAATGACTTTTCCGAAGAGGTCGGAGAACGGGGTCGGGCCTCTCTCAGGTACCTTTGGACCCTTGTCAAGGGCTAA
- a CDS encoding 1-phosphofructokinase family hexose kinase, producing MSQEVLILGLNPAWQRLFYLDKFTPGEVHRIERVEEYGSGKGINCALVLRLLGGSPLMMHFLGSEHGSRIFDEISAYGIQQAPVWIKEPTRICTTIVSGGDSTELIEPSPDLTEYENEDFIQTLNDYWSSTQCVALCGTFPQGFNIDQLNALDFTGKKIFVDAIEGIDTWLEKGVELLKINMQEYCKLLTRLGLPIVLSSPQFWKMTATAVLERLPIKALVVTDEDAPVRAFRLVEKKFQGVQIQPPQIQVNNRIGAGDSFFAGWLYADGMGMDFEQCLIKATAVATARCEVDRPCNLKLERVAEVEAMLVDAVEKLE from the coding sequence ATGTCCCAGGAAGTCCTCATATTAGGTTTGAATCCCGCGTGGCAGCGCTTGTTCTATCTGGACAAGTTCACGCCCGGCGAGGTTCATCGCATCGAGCGCGTCGAAGAGTATGGTTCCGGCAAGGGAATCAACTGCGCCCTCGTGCTCCGCCTTTTGGGCGGATCCCCTCTGATGATGCATTTCTTGGGCTCTGAACACGGCTCCCGCATCTTTGATGAAATCTCCGCTTACGGTATTCAGCAGGCTCCTGTCTGGATCAAGGAACCGACGCGCATTTGCACGACGATTGTTTCTGGCGGCGATTCTACGGAACTCATCGAACCCTCGCCGGACCTCACGGAATACGAGAACGAAGATTTTATCCAGACCCTGAATGACTACTGGAGTTCGACCCAGTGTGTGGCTCTTTGCGGTACATTCCCGCAGGGCTTTAACATAGACCAGTTGAACGCCCTCGACTTTACGGGTAAAAAGATTTTTGTCGATGCCATCGAAGGTATCGATACTTGGCTCGAAAAGGGTGTTGAACTCTTGAAGATCAACATGCAGGAATACTGCAAGCTGCTCACGCGTCTTGGCCTTCCCATTGTCCTGTCGAGCCCGCAGTTCTGGAAAATGACTGCCACGGCGGTCCTTGAACGCTTGCCGATCAAGGCGCTTGTGGTAACCGACGAAGACGCTCCGGTTCGCGCTTTCCGCCTTGTCGAAAAGAAATTCCAGGGCGTGCAGATTCAGCCGCCCCAGATTCAGGTGAACAACCGTATCGGAGCGGGGGATTCCTTCTTTGCCGGCTGGCTTTATGCCGATGGCATGGGCATGGATTTTGAACAGTGCCTTATCAAGGCGACTGCGGTTGCGACGGCCCGTTGCGAAGTCGACCGCCCCTGTAACCTTAAGCTTGAACGCGTCGCCGAAGTGGAGGCGATGCTTGTTGATGCGGTGGAAAAACTGGAGTAA
- a CDS encoding outer membrane beta-barrel protein produces MKKLFMLTALAASLSFATSEPHVHDGFFLNFAMGMGYQSMDYTTYNYDEDTYGHSGLATDIDVKLGCSVTDMVAVHITLTGDTPTESVGEGRDDNEVKANLSLLGIGTTLYFPGNYLASASLGIGQFRVYDDISTFHARVVTNPDKYSRSGFAFQIAAGKEWWVSDNWGIGATAALLYGFETNLADARESSLSISLRFSATYN; encoded by the coding sequence ATGAAAAAGCTCTTCATGTTGACAGCCCTTGCGGCATCACTTTCTTTCGCTACATCGGAACCGCATGTCCACGACGGGTTCTTTTTGAACTTCGCCATGGGCATGGGCTACCAGTCTATGGACTACACTACATACAATTATGACGAAGACACTTACGGTCATTCCGGTCTTGCTACCGATATTGATGTAAAGCTCGGCTGTAGCGTAACAGACATGGTTGCCGTACACATCACCTTAACCGGAGACACCCCCACAGAAAGCGTTGGAGAAGGACGCGATGACAACGAAGTCAAAGCGAACCTGTCGCTGCTGGGCATCGGCACCACCCTCTATTTCCCGGGAAACTATCTTGCTTCTGCATCCCTTGGCATTGGACAATTCCGCGTCTATGACGACATTTCTACCTTCCATGCCCGTGTAGTCACTAACCCAGACAAATATTCCCGCAGCGGATTTGCATTCCAGATTGCAGCCGGTAAGGAATGGTGGGTCAGCGACAACTGGGGCATCGGTGCGACAGCAGCACTTTTGTACGGCTTTGAAACAAATCTCGCCGACGCTAGAGAATCTTCGCTTTCCATCAGTCTAAGGTTTTCCGCGACATACAACTAA
- a CDS encoding tetratricopeptide repeat protein — protein MRTSVIKTAVLGLTVASTSLFAEATYSPHKYQQNDWFAEFGGNTAMYVNPAGISETDQLEFSAAFFSSISGEASQEYVSLTFPMDYKHTLGFSFFENGASIDGGKSYGEYAFLLGYAYRLMHCIALGIDVSVLYINQFDDVKQVTVGSDVGLSWNPLNSSKFGYLLVGVALQNIAQPGVSMEDDGGFVAPGFFGGDRDDAYNIPSNLNFSLFWRGFNRVIEAKAELSLIDVFHSDTEGGDGLNPEMSFTLTYYLSPHLGVRLRFTKEGYPVAGATVNVKDVSIFRYLALDLEMSHDDLYAKKNRGFIWAVKLTSRFGDTREEKIGEERYRRLKIEPENDYRAAMRLYLNRQFLEAAYAFGKVQTKYPAFHLVDQAAFYKAKSFENLRMHKAAKSVYEDAIKRYPQSDQRAKYHFQLMNIDYKEGKYIDAMAKYQNIAQKFGESDVKADADYVAGQIKFEQGLYQESVDLLAAILPGNANYFYARYTMGIAYSRLGKFDEAENCFRDITEQPVSNQSERDLQDAAKVKLGHIYFSGEKADIPAAAQMYGQVQPGSPVYDEAMLGIAWSFLKVNKPDEAIKPAQWIIKNMPESFLVSEAYLVQGYCYFIKKDYNNAVKSLEQAEKRTEQPVVTVAARDSARQAFDAMQDEFDSVQVKALDLARQLPTPRVQSKREALQPSFDKANAAIEDYAAFTQKAIQSDRFESNRKRILDDAGFTLATVKTKMGQGAASSEAAQELESLDDDLDELE, from the coding sequence ATGCGTACTAGTGTTATTAAAACAGCAGTCCTTGGACTCACGGTAGCCAGCACTTCCTTGTTTGCAGAAGCCACTTATTCTCCGCATAAGTATCAGCAGAATGACTGGTTTGCAGAATTTGGTGGCAATACTGCCATGTATGTGAACCCCGCAGGAATTTCTGAAACTGACCAGTTGGAATTCAGCGCCGCGTTCTTTAGCTCTATTAGTGGTGAAGCTAGCCAGGAATACGTTAGCTTGACTTTCCCGATGGATTACAAGCACACTCTCGGTTTCTCGTTCTTCGAAAACGGTGCTTCCATTGACGGTGGTAAGTCTTACGGCGAATACGCCTTCTTGCTCGGTTATGCCTACAGGCTCATGCATTGCATCGCCTTGGGTATCGACGTGTCCGTGCTCTACATCAACCAGTTCGACGATGTGAAGCAGGTGACGGTCGGTTCCGACGTGGGCTTGAGCTGGAACCCGCTCAACTCTTCTAAGTTCGGTTACCTCTTGGTGGGCGTTGCCCTCCAGAACATCGCTCAGCCGGGCGTTAGCATGGAAGATGACGGTGGCTTCGTTGCTCCGGGCTTCTTCGGCGGTGACCGCGATGACGCTTACAACATTCCGTCCAACTTGAACTTCTCCCTCTTCTGGCGTGGTTTCAACCGCGTGATCGAAGCTAAGGCAGAACTTTCTCTCATCGACGTGTTCCATTCCGACACCGAAGGTGGCGACGGTTTGAATCCGGAAATGAGCTTCACCTTGACCTACTACCTCTCTCCGCACCTTGGTGTCCGCCTCCGCTTCACGAAGGAAGGTTACCCGGTTGCCGGCGCTACGGTTAACGTCAAGGACGTGAGCATCTTCCGTTACCTCGCTCTCGACCTCGAAATGTCTCACGATGACCTTTACGCCAAGAAGAACCGTGGCTTCATCTGGGCTGTCAAGCTCACCAGCCGCTTCGGTGACACTCGTGAAGAAAAGATTGGTGAAGAACGTTATCGTCGTTTGAAGATCGAACCTGAAAACGACTACCGCGCCGCTATGCGTCTCTACTTGAACCGTCAGTTCTTGGAAGCTGCATACGCCTTCGGTAAGGTTCAGACCAAGTACCCGGCATTCCACCTTGTGGACCAGGCCGCCTTCTATAAGGCAAAGTCTTTCGAAAACCTCCGCATGCACAAGGCTGCAAAGTCTGTGTACGAAGACGCTATCAAGCGCTATCCGCAGAGTGACCAGCGCGCCAAGTACCACTTCCAGTTGATGAACATCGACTATAAGGAAGGCAAGTACATCGACGCTATGGCCAAGTACCAGAACATTGCTCAGAAGTTCGGTGAAAGCGACGTGAAGGCTGACGCTGACTACGTTGCCGGCCAGATCAAGTTCGAACAGGGCCTCTACCAGGAATCTGTCGACCTGCTCGCCGCCATCCTTCCGGGTAACGCCAACTATTTCTACGCCCGCTATACCATGGGTATCGCTTACAGCCGTCTCGGCAAGTTCGACGAAGCTGAAAACTGCTTCCGCGACATTACCGAACAGCCAGTGTCCAACCAGTCCGAACGTGACTTGCAGGACGCTGCCAAGGTGAAGCTCGGCCACATCTACTTCTCTGGCGAAAAGGCCGACATTCCGGCTGCCGCCCAGATGTATGGCCAGGTCCAGCCCGGTTCTCCGGTGTACGACGAAGCTATGCTCGGTATCGCTTGGTCCTTCCTCAAGGTGAACAAGCCTGATGAAGCTATCAAGCCGGCACAGTGGATTATTAAGAATATGCCTGAATCCTTCCTCGTGTCTGAAGCGTACCTCGTTCAGGGTTACTGCTACTTCATCAAGAAGGACTACAACAACGCTGTCAAGTCTCTGGAACAGGCTGAAAAGCGTACCGAACAGCCGGTCGTGACCGTCGCTGCTCGCGACAGTGCCCGTCAGGCCTTCGACGCCATGCAGGACGAATTCGACTCCGTGCAGGTGAAGGCTCTCGACCTCGCTCGCCAGCTCCCGACTCCGCGTGTGCAGAGCAAGCGCGAAGCCTTGCAGCCGAGCTTCGACAAGGCTAACGCCGCTATCGAAGACTACGCCGCCTTCACTCAGAAGGCTATCCAGAGTGACCGATTCGAATCCAACCGCAAGCGTATTTTGGATGACGCAGGCTTTACCTTGGCAACCGTCAAGACCAAGATGGGTCAGGGCGCTGCTAGCTCCGAAGCCGCTCAGGAACTTGAAAGCTTGGATGACGACTTAGACGAATTGGAATAA
- a CDS encoding sigma-54-dependent Fis family transcriptional regulator, whose amino-acid sequence MPTSQSKIQELELLYKISSILNQTLDFESVAHPILEVVESTMGVEHATLTLYNRHTGEISIEIAEGLSSRQARKGRYKVGEGITGRVVETGKPIIIPSVAKDPDFLDRTGRGKTEDKAFLCVPVIMEHQVIGAFSADVQNPVEEELPEKLRLLEIIAQMLAAAVKLRREAREENELLKAENERLTLELKDRFHPDNIIGRSSEMQRVYAQIDQVSRSPLPALIVGEVGTGKGLVAEAIHYRSDRNMGPFVRVHCASMPESVLDRELFGSERGALVGVISETPGRVEQAEGGTLFLDEVGELSPNLQVKLLRLLQHGEVERIGARISKKVNVRVIAATTKNLQQMVEEGTFREDLYYQLHIFPIYVPPLRNRKTDIVLLADHFVEHYCRIVGKNVRRLARTTINMLMSYPWPGNVRELENGIERAILVADEDVIYPHHFPTTLQTAETSGTPVNGNLKLMVEAYEKDIICDALKSSKGKIAAAARSLSTTPRILTYKINQLGIDLAGFGK is encoded by the coding sequence TTGCCTACCTCGCAATCCAAAATCCAGGAACTGGAACTGCTCTACAAGATCAGTTCCATTCTGAACCAGACGCTTGATTTCGAAAGCGTCGCGCATCCGATTTTGGAGGTGGTGGAATCTACGATGGGCGTGGAACACGCGACCCTCACGCTGTACAACCGCCATACCGGTGAAATCTCCATTGAAATTGCAGAAGGCCTTTCGAGCCGTCAGGCGCGCAAGGGCCGCTACAAGGTGGGTGAAGGTATTACCGGCCGCGTCGTGGAAACCGGTAAGCCGATTATCATTCCCTCGGTGGCAAAAGACCCGGACTTCTTGGATCGTACAGGGCGCGGTAAGACCGAAGACAAGGCCTTCCTTTGCGTGCCCGTGATTATGGAACACCAGGTGATTGGCGCCTTCAGTGCCGACGTCCAGAATCCGGTCGAAGAAGAACTCCCTGAAAAGCTCCGCCTGCTTGAAATTATCGCACAGATGCTTGCGGCGGCAGTGAAGCTCCGTCGCGAAGCCCGCGAAGAAAATGAACTCTTGAAGGCCGAAAACGAACGCTTGACCTTGGAGCTCAAGGACCGTTTTCATCCGGATAATATCATCGGTCGCTCTAGCGAAATGCAGCGCGTGTATGCGCAGATTGACCAGGTGTCCCGCAGCCCCCTGCCTGCGCTTATCGTGGGCGAGGTCGGTACGGGCAAGGGGCTCGTGGCCGAAGCTATCCATTACCGTTCCGACCGCAACATGGGCCCGTTCGTCCGCGTCCATTGCGCCTCGATGCCGGAATCCGTTTTGGACCGCGAGCTCTTCGGTAGCGAACGTGGCGCCTTGGTGGGTGTCATTTCCGAGACGCCCGGCCGCGTAGAACAGGCCGAAGGCGGCACGCTCTTCCTCGACGAAGTGGGCGAACTTTCGCCGAACCTTCAGGTGAAACTTTTGCGCTTGCTTCAGCATGGCGAAGTCGAGCGTATTGGCGCCCGCATTTCAAAGAAGGTGAACGTGCGCGTGATTGCGGCCACCACCAAGAACCTGCAGCAGATGGTCGAAGAAGGAACCTTCCGCGAAGACCTATATTACCAGCTGCATATCTTCCCGATTTACGTGCCGCCGCTTCGCAACCGCAAAACCGACATCGTGCTCCTGGCGGACCACTTCGTCGAACATTACTGCCGCATTGTGGGCAAGAACGTGCGCCGTCTCGCTCGTACGACCATCAACATGCTCATGAGCTACCCGTGGCCCGGAAATGTGCGTGAACTCGAAAACGGAATCGAGCGCGCTATCCTTGTGGCTGACGAAGACGTCATTTACCCGCACCATTTCCCGACCACGCTCCAGACCGCCGAAACCAGCGGCACTCCTGTGAACGGCAACCTGAAACTCATGGTGGAGGCCTACGAGAAAGACATCATCTGCGATGCCCTCAAGAGCAGCAAGGGAAAGATTGCTGCCGCCGCCCGCAGCCTTTCCACGACTCCGCGCATTCTTACATATAAAATAAACCAGCTTGGCATAGACCTCGCTGGTTTCGGCAAATAG